Proteins from a genomic interval of bacterium YEK0313:
- the ugpB_4 gene encoding sn-glycerol-3-phosphate-binding periplasmic protein UgpB precursor, whose product MLNRRFMLAAAAAAALVSSPASAQVEIQWWHAMTGANNEVVVKLAEEFNASQREYRVVPTYKGSYPDTMNAGIAAFRAGNAPHILQVFEVGTATMMAARGAIKPVYQMMQEANEPFDPASYLPAVAGYYSTSRGEMLSFPFNSSSSVMWYNKDAFRRAGLNPDQPPRTWPEVFEAAKKLRAAGYDKCGFSSAWITWLNIEQFSLWHNVPLATRANGIDGFDTELRFNSPLHVRHLQNLIDLQRDNTFSYSGRTNTGEGRFTSGECPIMLTSSGFYGNVRANAKFEWGNAPMPYYPDVQGAPQNSTLGGASLWVMGGKPAAEYRGVARFFTFLSDVNRQAKLHTDSGYIPITRAAYAQVKASGFYTQNPYLETPLLELTNKPPTENSRGIRLGNMVQLRDVWAEEVEAALAGQKPAQAALDAAVARGNTMLRQFERTVSR is encoded by the coding sequence ATGTTGAATCGCCGTTTCATGCTGGCGGCGGCCGCTGCCGCGGCGCTCGTATCCAGCCCCGCCTCGGCCCAGGTCGAGATCCAGTGGTGGCACGCGATGACCGGCGCCAACAACGAGGTGGTGGTCAAGCTCGCCGAGGAGTTCAACGCCTCGCAGCGCGAATACCGCGTCGTGCCGACCTACAAGGGGTCCTATCCCGACACCATGAATGCCGGCATCGCCGCCTTCCGGGCCGGCAATGCGCCGCACATCCTGCAGGTCTTCGAGGTCGGCACGGCGACGATGATGGCCGCCCGCGGCGCCATCAAGCCAGTCTACCAGATGATGCAGGAGGCGAACGAGCCGTTCGATCCGGCCTCCTACCTGCCCGCCGTTGCCGGCTACTATTCCACCTCGCGCGGCGAGATGTTGTCCTTCCCGTTCAACTCCTCGTCCTCGGTCATGTGGTACAACAAGGACGCGTTCCGCCGCGCCGGCCTCAATCCGGACCAGCCGCCGCGCACCTGGCCGGAGGTTTTCGAGGCGGCGAAGAAGCTGCGCGCCGCCGGCTACGACAAGTGCGGTTTCTCCTCGGCCTGGATCACCTGGCTGAATATCGAGCAGTTCTCGCTGTGGCATAACGTGCCGCTCGCCACCCGCGCCAACGGCATCGACGGCTTCGACACCGAGCTGCGCTTCAACTCGCCGCTGCATGTCCGCCACCTGCAGAACCTGATCGACCTGCAGCGCGACAACACCTTCAGCTATTCCGGCCGCACCAATACGGGCGAGGGCCGGTTCACCTCGGGCGAATGCCCGATCATGCTGACCTCCTCGGGCTTCTACGGCAATGTGCGCGCCAATGCGAAGTTCGAATGGGGCAACGCGCCGATGCCCTATTATCCCGACGTCCAGGGCGCGCCGCAGAACTCGACGCTGGGCGGCGCCTCGCTCTGGGTGATGGGCGGCAAGCCGGCGGCCGAATATCGCGGCGTCGCGCGCTTCTTCACCTTCCTCTCGGACGTCAATCGCCAGGCCAAGCTGCACACCGATTCCGGCTATATCCCGATCACCCGCGCCGCCTATGCCCAGGTGAAGGCGTCCGGCTTCTACACCCAGAACCCCTATCTGGAGACGCCGCTGCTCGAACTGACCAACAAGCCGCCCACCGAGAATTCGCGCGGCATCCGGCTCGGCAACATGGTTCAGTTGCGCGATGTCTGGGCCGAGGAGGTCGAGGCGGCGCTTGCCGGCCAGAAACCGGCCCAGGCTGCGCTCGACGCGGCGGTCGCCCGCGGCAACACCATGCTGCGCCAGTTCGAGCGCACCGTATCGCGCTGA
- the ybjJ gene encoding Inner membrane protein YbjJ, whose protein sequence is MSSRMPHRSDIIPLPPLARGATLAAFFLAGFAMAAWAPLVPYAKARAGLDDGALGVLLLCLGAGSLVAMPLAGALAQRLGCRTVVVTAALAASVALPVLATGSGFAVLAGALLLFGAGIGAIDVAVNIQAVMVERAGGRPMMSGFHGFFSVGGMAGAGGVSALLWLGATPLAAVLVAAAVNVLLLAGFARGLIARGGGAGAPLFALPHGRIVLIAVLCFAVFLAEGAMLDWSAVFLTGARGVDPSRAGLGYAAFALAMTVGRLGGDRVVARLGGPAVMLAGALVAASGLALAVLVAAPGAALAGFAMVGLGASNIVPVLYSVLGRQTAMPAPLAVAAVTTVGYAGILAGPALIGFVAAASSLAAAFALIALSLVAVGLSARVAAS, encoded by the coding sequence TTGTCGAGCCGCATGCCCCATCGCAGTGACATCATTCCCCTGCCGCCGCTCGCCCGCGGCGCGACGCTCGCCGCCTTCTTCCTCGCCGGTTTCGCCATGGCCGCCTGGGCTCCGCTCGTGCCCTATGCCAAGGCGCGCGCCGGCCTCGACGACGGCGCCCTCGGCGTCCTCCTGCTCTGCCTCGGGGCCGGGTCGCTGGTCGCCATGCCGCTGGCCGGCGCGCTCGCCCAGCGCCTCGGCTGCCGGACCGTGGTCGTCACGGCGGCACTCGCCGCCTCGGTCGCGCTGCCGGTGCTGGCGACCGGCAGCGGCTTTGCCGTGCTCGCCGGCGCCCTGCTGCTGTTCGGCGCTGGCATCGGCGCCATCGACGTCGCCGTCAACATCCAGGCGGTGATGGTCGAACGGGCCGGCGGACGGCCGATGATGTCCGGCTTCCACGGCTTCTTCAGTGTCGGCGGCATGGCCGGCGCGGGCGGCGTCAGCGCGCTGCTCTGGCTCGGCGCGACGCCGCTCGCCGCCGTCCTCGTCGCCGCGGCGGTCAATGTCCTGCTGCTGGCCGGCTTCGCCCGCGGCCTGATCGCGCGCGGCGGCGGTGCCGGCGCGCCGCTCTTTGCCCTGCCGCACGGGCGGATCGTGCTGATCGCGGTCCTCTGCTTCGCCGTGTTCCTGGCCGAGGGCGCCATGCTCGACTGGAGCGCGGTGTTCCTGACCGGCGCGCGCGGCGTCGATCCGAGCCGCGCCGGTCTCGGTTATGCCGCCTTCGCGCTCGCCATGACCGTCGGCCGGCTCGGCGGCGACCGGGTCGTCGCCCGCCTCGGCGGTCCGGCGGTGATGCTGGCGGGCGCCCTCGTCGCCGCCTCTGGCCTTGCGCTCGCCGTCCTCGTCGCGGCCCCCGGCGCAGCGCTCGCCGGCTTTGCCATGGTCGGGCTCGGCGCCTCCAACATCGTGCCGGTGCTCTATTCGGTGCTCGGCCGCCAGACCGCCATGCCGGCGCCGCTGGCGGTCGCCGCGGTGACGACCGTCGGCTATGCCGGCATCCTCGCCGGCCCCGCCCTCATCGGCTTCGTCGCGGCGGCGTCGAGCCTTGCCGCGGCCTTCGCTCTTATCGCCCTGTCGCTGGTCGCCGTGGGCCTCAGCGCGCGGGTCGCGGCGTCCTGA
- the rlmH gene encoding Ribosomal RNA large subunit methyltransferase H translates to MRLILLAVGRLKAGPETELAERYQDRAVKAGRALGFRGLDVIVTDESRAGDARQRKAEEAAAIRTKRTGRLILLDERGKALASEAFAGRLGAWKDAGEDAATFVIGGPDGLDPELRAEADLVLSFGTMTWPHQLVRVMALEQLYRAMTILAGHPYHRA, encoded by the coding sequence ATGCGGCTGATCCTCCTGGCCGTCGGGCGGCTGAAGGCTGGCCCGGAAACCGAGCTTGCCGAGCGCTATCAGGACCGGGCCGTCAAGGCCGGCCGGGCGCTCGGATTTCGCGGCCTCGACGTGATCGTCACTGATGAAAGCCGCGCGGGCGACGCCCGCCAGCGCAAGGCCGAGGAGGCAGCCGCCATCAGGACGAAGCGCACCGGCCGCCTGATCCTGCTCGACGAGCGGGGCAAGGCGCTGGCGAGCGAGGCCTTCGCCGGGCGGCTCGGCGCCTGGAAGGATGCGGGCGAGGACGCGGCGACCTTCGTCATCGGCGGGCCGGACGGGCTCGATCCGGAGCTGCGCGCCGAAGCCGACCTCGTCCTGTCCTTCGGCACCATGACCTGGCCGCATCAGCTCGTCCGGGTCATGGCGCTCGAGCAGCTCTACCGGGCGATGACCATTCTCGCAGGTCACCCCTATCACCGCGCCTGA
- the rsfS gene encoding Ribosomal silencing factor RsfS — protein sequence MPVANFGRSGALTLSSCHIFAYYEVCAPPWREAERIGPLSTTHLPGPAKTAPLTGTPAASPAAAEVLKIVLDTLEDNKAEEIQTIDLKGKTTIADAMVVSSGRSHRHVGAIADYLVRALKDAGVGQIRVEGVPACDWVLVDAGDVIVHIFRPEVRAFYNLEKMWSAARPPDRLAG from the coding sequence GTGCCGGTAGCCAATTTCGGGCGATCTGGCGCGCTCACGTTGTCGAGTTGCCATATTTTCGCGTATTATGAGGTTTGTGCGCCGCCATGGCGCGAAGCAGAGAGGATCGGACCACTGTCCACCACCCACCTGCCGGGACCGGCGAAGACTGCGCCGCTGACCGGGACTCCCGCGGCGAGCCCTGCCGCGGCCGAGGTCCTGAAAATCGTCCTCGACACCCTTGAAGACAACAAGGCCGAGGAAATCCAGACGATCGACCTGAAAGGCAAGACGACCATCGCGGATGCCATGGTGGTGTCGTCGGGCCGTTCGCACCGCCATGTCGGCGCCATCGCCGATTATCTGGTGCGGGCCCTGAAGGATGCGGGGGTCGGCCAGATCCGCGTCGAGGGCGTTCCCGCCTGCGACTGGGTGCTGGTGGATGCCGGCGACGTCATCGTCCACATCTTCCGCCCGGAAGTGCGCGCCTTCTACAATCTGGAAAAGATGTGGTCGGCCGCCCGCCCGCCGGATCGCCTGGCCGGCTGA
- the prmA_2 gene encoding Ribosomal protein L11 methyltransferase — protein MIADRSAFIRANTRLLAVPHAPEISLHLADEATELWQKTEDELGAIGLDPPFWAFAWAGGQALARYVLDQPGLVAGRTVLDVATGSGLVAIAAAKAGAARVTAVDIDAFAEVAVRLNAAANGVAVTAETADPTGTDAGWEVILAGDICYQRDMTEAMLGWLGPLAAAGRTVLLGDPGRTYLPRERLEKLAEYQVPVTRALEDLEIKRTGVWRVVG, from the coding sequence ATGATTGCAGATCGCTCCGCCTTCATCCGCGCCAATACCCGCCTCCTCGCCGTGCCGCACGCCCCGGAGATCTCGCTCCATCTCGCCGACGAGGCGACCGAGCTCTGGCAGAAGACCGAGGACGAGCTTGGCGCCATCGGTCTCGATCCGCCGTTCTGGGCCTTTGCCTGGGCCGGCGGGCAGGCGCTGGCGCGCTATGTGCTGGATCAGCCCGGCCTCGTCGCCGGCCGCACCGTTCTCGACGTCGCCACCGGCTCCGGGCTTGTCGCCATCGCCGCCGCCAAGGCCGGCGCCGCGCGGGTCACGGCGGTCGACATCGATGCCTTCGCCGAGGTTGCGGTGAGGCTCAATGCCGCCGCGAACGGCGTTGCGGTCACGGCCGAGACCGCGGATCCGACCGGCACGGATGCGGGCTGGGAGGTGATCCTGGCCGGCGACATCTGCTACCAGCGCGACATGACCGAAGCCATGCTCGGCTGGCTCGGACCGCTCGCCGCGGCCGGCCGGACCGTGCTGCTCGGCGATCCCGGCCGCACCTACTTGCCGCGCGAACGCCTGGAAAAGCTCGCCGAATATCAGGTTCCGGTGACGCGCGCGCTGGAGGATCTGGAGATCAAGCGCACCGGCGTCTGGCGGGTCGTCGGCTGA
- the secB gene encoding Protein-export protein SecB gives MTPNGGNEAEAVPQLNVLAQYIKDLSFENPNAPRSLMPQQEQPAINIQINVNANPMSETEFQIELTIDGDARTKDLILFKFELVYGGIFRIAGVPAEAVHPIVLIECPRLLFPFARQIIANSTRDGGFPPLYLDPVDFAALYRQRMAENPQGQGGPALTQ, from the coding sequence ATGACCCCGAATGGCGGCAACGAAGCGGAAGCCGTGCCCCAGCTCAACGTGCTGGCGCAATATATCAAGGACCTCTCGTTCGAGAATCCGAACGCTCCGCGCTCGCTGATGCCGCAGCAGGAGCAGCCGGCGATCAACATCCAGATCAACGTCAACGCCAATCCGATGAGCGAGACGGAGTTCCAGATCGAGCTGACCATCGATGGCGATGCGCGCACCAAGGACCTGATCCTGTTCAAGTTCGAGCTGGTCTATGGCGGCATCTTCCGCATTGCCGGCGTGCCGGCCGAGGCCGTCCACCCGATCGTGCTGATCGAGTGCCCGCGCCTCCTGTTCCCCTTCGCGCGCCAGATCATCGCCAATTCGACCCGCGACGGCGGCTTCCCGCCGCTCTATCTCGACCCCGTCGATTTCGCCGCGCTCTATCGCCAGCGCATGGCCGAAAATCCGCAGGGCCAGGGCGGACCGGCGCTCACCCAGTAA
- a CDS encoding phage T7 F exclusion suppressor FxsA: MIRLRWLVLALIALPFVEFAAFWWVAEHIGFLTALVAVVATSFLGVAILKGGAKLLFTQMAVGRVVLLNAQAARSGMLTAFAGLLLAIPGFVTDVIAVLLLLPAFRALLFGHRAEPARRHAPAQPGVVDLDPRDWHDDTNAGQPGHSGQHHPGPRRIDGR, from the coding sequence ATGATCCGCTTGCGCTGGCTGGTCCTGGCACTCATTGCCCTGCCCTTCGTCGAATTCGCCGCCTTCTGGTGGGTGGCGGAGCATATCGGCTTTCTGACCGCGCTGGTCGCGGTGGTCGCCACCTCGTTCCTCGGCGTCGCCATCCTGAAGGGCGGCGCGAAGCTGCTGTTCACGCAGATGGCGGTCGGCCGCGTCGTGCTGCTCAATGCCCAGGCGGCGCGCAGCGGCATGCTGACCGCCTTTGCCGGCCTGCTGCTCGCCATTCCCGGTTTCGTCACCGACGTGATCGCGGTCCTCCTGCTCCTGCCGGCCTTCCGCGCGCTGCTGTTCGGCCATCGGGCGGAACCGGCCCGCCGCCATGCGCCGGCGCAGCCCGGCGTGGTCGATCTCGACCCGCGCGACTGGCATGACGACACCAATGCGGGCCAGCCGGGCCATTCCGGCCAGCATCATCCCGGGCCGCGCCGCATCGACGGCCGCTGA
- the appA_6 gene encoding Oligopeptide-binding protein AppA precursor translates to MTAIARLLAVFAIVFAAGLGAGPRAAAAAGAPPWRHGLSLVGQLRYGPDFRHTAYVNPRAPKGGLVRLSIEGTFDSFNPILPRGATAPIAGLLYMPLFEDSLDEISTAYGAVAEAVRYPDDFSSVTYRLNPNARWHDGRPITPDDVIWTMEQVKKHDPRMAFYYRNVVKVEQSGEREVTFTFDGPGNREKPQIVGQLPILPRHWWEGRDAQGRQRDIGQTTLEPPLGSGPYRIRSFEAGRNVVLERVADWWARDLPIYVGLHNFDELRFEVYRDDTVELEAFKADQVDFRVESSARAWATAYDFPAARDGRVLLEAFTDRSPAGMQAVILNLRLPKFADVRVRRALNLMFDFETMNANLMFGAYRRTASYFEDTELAARGLPGPEELAILETVRDKVLPEVFTTPYANPVGGSPDAQRANLRAALALMREAGYEVRDRRMVNVRTGEPFRIELLLNSPNFERHALAYRTALERLGIELTPRTVDTAQYINRLNDRRFDAIVGTYPQTLSPGNEQRDFFGSEAADRPGSFNRAGIKDPAVDQLIQRVIYAKDRAELVAATRALDRVLLANSYMIPTWFSGQIRTARWNRYGRPQTMPEYGGAAFPAIWWWDPALAQRAGPR, encoded by the coding sequence ATGACCGCCATTGCCCGCCTTCTTGCCGTCTTCGCCATCGTCTTCGCCGCCGGGCTCGGCGCAGGTCCCCGCGCCGCCGCGGCGGCCGGCGCGCCGCCCTGGCGCCACGGCCTGTCTCTCGTCGGACAGCTGCGCTACGGCCCGGATTTCCGCCACACCGCCTATGTCAATCCGCGGGCGCCCAAGGGCGGCCTCGTCAGGCTGTCGATCGAAGGCACGTTCGACAGCTTCAACCCGATCCTGCCGCGGGGGGCGACCGCGCCGATCGCCGGCCTCCTCTACATGCCGCTGTTCGAGGATTCGCTCGACGAGATCTCGACCGCCTATGGCGCGGTTGCCGAAGCGGTGCGCTACCCGGACGATTTTTCATCCGTCACCTATCGGCTCAATCCCAACGCCCGCTGGCACGACGGCCGGCCGATCACCCCGGACGACGTGATCTGGACCATGGAACAGGTCAAGAAGCACGATCCGCGCATGGCCTTCTATTACCGCAACGTCGTCAAGGTCGAGCAGTCGGGCGAACGCGAGGTGACCTTCACCTTCGACGGGCCCGGCAACCGGGAGAAGCCGCAGATCGTCGGCCAGCTGCCGATCCTGCCGCGCCACTGGTGGGAGGGCCGCGACGCGCAGGGGCGCCAGCGCGACATCGGCCAGACGACGCTGGAGCCGCCGCTCGGCTCCGGCCCCTATCGCATCAGGAGCTTCGAGGCCGGGCGCAACGTGGTGCTGGAACGGGTCGCCGACTGGTGGGCCAGGGACCTGCCGATCTATGTCGGCCTGCACAATTTCGACGAGCTGCGCTTCGAGGTCTATCGCGACGACACGGTCGAGCTCGAAGCGTTCAAGGCCGACCAGGTCGACTTCCGCGTCGAAAGCTCCGCACGCGCCTGGGCGACGGCTTACGACTTTCCGGCCGCCCGCGACGGGCGCGTCCTGCTGGAAGCCTTCACCGACCGGTCGCCGGCCGGCATGCAGGCGGTGATCCTCAATCTCAGGCTGCCGAAATTCGCTGATGTCAGGGTTCGCCGAGCGCTGAACCTGATGTTCGACTTCGAAACCATGAATGCCAACCTGATGTTCGGCGCCTATCGCCGCACGGCAAGCTATTTCGAGGATACCGAGCTTGCCGCGCGCGGCCTGCCCGGGCCCGAGGAGCTCGCCATCCTGGAAACGGTGCGGGACAAGGTGCTCCCGGAGGTCTTCACCACGCCCTATGCCAATCCGGTAGGCGGCAGCCCCGACGCGCAGCGGGCGAACCTGCGCGCGGCGCTCGCGCTGATGCGCGAGGCCGGCTACGAGGTGCGCGACCGGCGCATGGTCAATGTCCGCACGGGCGAGCCGTTCCGCATCGAGCTTCTGCTCAACAGCCCGAACTTCGAGCGCCATGCGCTCGCCTACAGGACCGCGCTCGAACGGCTCGGCATCGAGCTCACCCCGCGCACCGTCGACACTGCCCAGTATATCAACCGGCTGAACGACCGGCGCTTCGATGCCATTGTCGGCACCTACCCGCAGACGCTGTCGCCCGGCAACGAGCAGCGCGACTTCTTCGGCTCGGAAGCCGCCGACCGCCCCGGCTCCTTCAACCGCGCGGGGATCAAGGATCCGGCGGTCGACCAGCTGATCCAGCGAGTCATCTATGCCAAGGATCGGGCCGAGCTGGTCGCCGCGACCCGGGCGCTCGACCGGGTGCTGCTCGCCAACAGCTACATGATCCCGACCTGGTTTTCCGGGCAGATCCGCACCGCCCGCTGGAACCGCTACGGCCGGCCGCAAACCATGCCGGAATATGGCGGCGCCGCCTTCCCCGCCATCTGGTGGTGGGATCCGGCGCTGGCGCAACGCGCCGGGCCGCGGTGA
- the ilvA_2 gene encoding L-threonine dehydratase biosynthetic IlvA, giving the protein MALFSRAELDAAATLVHAVMPPTPAYAWPLLKRRYGFAVVVKHENHTPIGAFKVRGGIVYLDRLKRERPAVRGIVSATRGNHGQSLAFAAGHAGLPLAIVVPHGNSVEKNAAMRAFGAELIEHGRDFDEARERAAEIAAERDYEFVPSFHRDLVLGVATYALELFTAHPDIDVLYAPIGLGSGICGLIAARDLLGLRTRIVGVVPKNADAYALSFAAGEVVPVNRLATFADGTAVRIPSAEALAIIRAGAERIVTVAEDAIAEAIRVYWSDTHNAAEGAGAVALAALAQEADGLGVQKAAVILSGQNIDRPLMHTVLGGATPAPG; this is encoded by the coding sequence ATGGCCCTGTTCTCCCGCGCCGAGCTCGACGCCGCCGCCACCCTCGTCCACGCGGTCATGCCGCCGACGCCGGCCTATGCCTGGCCGCTGCTGAAACGCCGCTACGGCTTCGCCGTCGTGGTCAAGCACGAGAACCACACGCCGATCGGCGCCTTCAAGGTGCGTGGCGGCATCGTCTATCTCGACCGGCTGAAGCGCGAGCGCCCGGCGGTGCGCGGCATCGTTTCGGCCACCCGCGGCAATCATGGCCAGAGCCTCGCCTTCGCGGCGGGTCATGCCGGCCTGCCGCTGGCGATCGTCGTGCCGCACGGCAATTCGGTCGAGAAGAACGCGGCGATGCGCGCCTTCGGCGCCGAGCTGATCGAGCACGGCCGCGATTTCGACGAGGCCCGCGAGCGGGCTGCCGAGATCGCGGCCGAGCGCGATTATGAATTCGTGCCCTCGTTCCACCGCGACCTGGTGCTGGGAGTGGCCACCTATGCGCTGGAACTGTTCACCGCCCATCCCGATATCGACGTGCTCTACGCGCCGATCGGGCTCGGCTCGGGCATTTGCGGGCTGATCGCGGCGCGCGACCTGCTCGGCCTCAGGACCCGCATCGTCGGCGTGGTGCCGAAAAACGCCGATGCCTATGCGCTGTCCTTCGCCGCGGGCGAGGTCGTGCCGGTCAACCGTCTCGCGACCTTCGCCGACGGCACGGCGGTGCGCATTCCCTCCGCCGAGGCGCTGGCGATCATTCGCGCCGGTGCCGAGCGGATCGTGACGGTCGCCGAGGACGCCATCGCCGAGGCGATCAGGGTCTACTGGTCGGACACCCACAATGCCGCGGAAGGTGCCGGCGCGGTGGCGCTCGCCGCGCTCGCCCAGGAAGCGGACGGCCTTGGCGTGCAGAAGGCGGCGGTGATCCTCTCCGGCCAGAACATCGATCGTCCGCTCATGCATACGGTGCTCGGCGGAGCGACCCCCGCTCCTGGCTGA
- the yngG_2 gene encoding Hydroxymethylglutaryl-CoA lyase YngG: protein MAFPDNDAKWEKVMSASVEIIEVAPRDGLQNEKVEVSTADKIALIDRAFAAGCRKVEVTSFVNPKLVPRMADAEAVMAGILPRHGDKTLIGLALNVRGAERALAAGCNQINYVCSASDGFARRNQNATAAELVAGAADVARLVRQAGKPLAISITTSFGCPFDGEVPAEQVMAVFEAVLRLEPYEIGFADTIGCGVPSQVTDLLGRARALSKTVKLRCHFHDTRNTGVANAVAAVAAGVDYLDASIGGVGGCPFAPAATGNVATEDLVYAFDRMGIRTGLAIDRLIDTAHWLSGVLGKPVPSALNRAGVFPAKVSNG, encoded by the coding sequence ATGGCCTTCCCCGACAATGACGCAAAATGGGAGAAGGTCATGTCCGCATCGGTCGAGATCATCGAAGTCGCGCCGCGCGACGGCTTGCAGAACGAGAAGGTCGAGGTCTCGACGGCCGACAAGATCGCATTGATCGACAGGGCCTTCGCCGCCGGCTGCCGCAAGGTGGAGGTGACGAGCTTCGTCAATCCGAAGCTGGTGCCGCGCATGGCCGATGCCGAGGCGGTCATGGCCGGCATCCTGCCGCGCCACGGCGACAAGACGCTGATCGGCCTCGCCCTCAATGTGCGCGGCGCCGAACGGGCCCTTGCCGCCGGCTGCAACCAGATCAACTATGTCTGCTCGGCGAGCGACGGCTTCGCGCGGCGCAACCAGAATGCCACCGCGGCCGAGCTGGTGGCGGGCGCGGCCGACGTCGCCCGCCTCGTCAGGCAGGCCGGCAAGCCCCTTGCTATTTCGATCACCACCTCGTTCGGCTGCCCCTTCGACGGCGAGGTGCCGGCCGAACAGGTCATGGCGGTCTTCGAGGCCGTGCTGCGGCTCGAGCCCTATGAGATCGGTTTCGCCGATACGATCGGCTGCGGCGTGCCGAGCCAGGTCACCGACCTGCTCGGCCGGGCGCGCGCCCTGTCGAAAACCGTCAAGCTGCGCTGCCACTTCCACGACACCCGCAATACCGGTGTCGCCAATGCCGTCGCGGCGGTCGCCGCCGGCGTCGACTATCTCGACGCCTCGATCGGCGGGGTCGGCGGCTGCCCCTTCGCGCCGGCCGCCACGGGCAATGTCGCGACGGAAGACCTCGTCTACGCCTTCGACCGGATGGGCATAAGGACCGGGCTCGCGATCGACCGGCTGATCGACACCGCCCATTGGCTCTCCGGCGTGCTCGGCAAGCCGGTGCCTTCCGCGCTCAACCGCGCCGGCGTGTTCCCGGCCAAGGTCTCGAACGGGTGA
- a CDS encoding Cupin domain protein produces MTTWDVGPPQRRTGLIVIACGAAAALAAGAIGIGIWGGAVPKPHGGHAVHASAEAAPADVAGRPATVVMPLSCEKLPNVPGKSITTALVGFPPNAYSPRHRHPGSVMAFVVKGTIRSQLEGGPVGTFGAGQTWFEPPGTIHLFAENASATEPAELLAIFVADDDCGPLVIRD; encoded by the coding sequence ATGACCACCTGGGACGTCGGGCCGCCGCAGCGTCGGACCGGCCTTATCGTGATCGCCTGCGGGGCCGCCGCGGCGCTCGCGGCCGGCGCGATCGGCATCGGAATCTGGGGCGGCGCCGTGCCGAAGCCGCATGGCGGCCATGCCGTCCATGCCAGCGCCGAAGCGGCGCCGGCCGACGTGGCGGGCCGCCCGGCCACCGTCGTCATGCCGCTGTCCTGCGAGAAGCTGCCCAATGTGCCGGGCAAGTCGATCACCACCGCGCTCGTCGGATTCCCGCCGAACGCCTATTCGCCGCGCCATCGCCATCCAGGCTCGGTCATGGCCTTTGTGGTGAAAGGCACGATACGCTCGCAGCTCGAAGGCGGCCCTGTCGGGACCTTCGGCGCCGGCCAGACCTGGTTCGAGCCGCCGGGCACGATCCATCTCTTCGCCGAGAATGCCAGCGCGACGGAGCCGGCCGAACTTCTCGCGATCTTCGTCGCCGACGACGATTGCGGACCGCTGGTCATTCGCGACTGA
- a CDS encoding short chain dehydrogenase, producing MSLRILVAGAAGAVGRRLTPLLLRAGYQVAGTTRSAARADALRAAGVEPLQVDVFDAAALTEAVLSVRPDIVIHQLTDLPAGLDPARMAEALVANARIREIGTRHLVAAAQAAGSRRLIAQSIAWVYAPGPLPLTEASPLDLGREGAGAVSIRGVAALEAAVLGAAPVEGIVLRYGRFYGPGTGVDTAPAALPVHVDAAAYAAFLAVERGAPGIYNAVEPNAEVSTDKAIAELGWNAAFRLPL from the coding sequence TTGAGCTTGCGCATTCTCGTTGCCGGCGCCGCCGGGGCGGTGGGACGGCGGCTGACGCCGCTGCTGCTTCGCGCCGGCTACCAGGTGGCCGGAACGACCCGATCCGCGGCGCGCGCCGATGCGCTTCGCGCGGCCGGCGTCGAACCACTGCAGGTCGACGTGTTCGACGCGGCGGCGCTGACCGAGGCCGTCCTGTCGGTCCGCCCCGACATCGTCATTCACCAGCTCACCGACCTGCCCGCCGGCCTCGATCCGGCGCGCATGGCCGAGGCGCTCGTCGCCAATGCCCGCATCCGCGAGATCGGTACCCGTCATCTGGTCGCCGCCGCGCAGGCGGCCGGCAGCCGGCGGCTGATCGCCCAGAGCATTGCCTGGGTCTATGCGCCCGGCCCGTTGCCATTGACCGAGGCGTCGCCCCTCGATCTCGGCCGCGAAGGCGCCGGTGCGGTCAGCATCCGCGGCGTCGCGGCTCTCGAAGCGGCGGTGCTGGGCGCGGCGCCGGTGGAAGGCATCGTCCTCCGCTATGGCCGTTTCTATGGCCCCGGCACCGGGGTCGACACAGCGCCGGCGGCACTGCCGGTGCATGTCGATGCCGCCGCCTATGCGGCTTTCCTCGCCGTCGAGCGCGGGGCGCCCGGCATCTACAACGCCGTCGAGCCGAATGCCGAGGTTTCAACCGACAAGGCGATCGCCGAGCTTGGCTGGAACGCCGCCTTCCGTTTGCCCCTCTAG